From Anaerolineae bacterium, a single genomic window includes:
- a CDS encoding WD40 repeat domain-containing protein produces MTSIAFSPDGQYALSGSEDQTLRLWALDWEWGFPELADWDEGVRPYLEIFLKLHTPYGPDGLSRAGPPQWTEEDFQKLLHELSLRGFGWLRPEGVRRELEKMARERGWKGD; encoded by the coding sequence GTGACTTCCATCGCCTTCTCCCCCGATGGCCAGTATGCCCTCTCGGGAAGCGAGGATCAAACCCTTCGCCTCTGGGCGCTGGACTGGGAGTGGGGATTCCCGGAGCTGGCTGATTGGGACGAGGGGGTACGGCCGTATCTGGAAATCTTCCTCAAGCTGCACACCCCTTATGGGCCCGATGGTCTTTCACGGGCAGGCCCACCGCAGTGGACCGAAGAGGATTTTCAAAAGTTACTTCATGAACTGAGTTTGCGGGGCTTTGGCTGGCTGCGCCCCGAGGGCGTCCGCCGGGAACTGGAAAAGATGGCCCGGGAAAGGGGCTGGAAAGGAGATTAG
- a CDS encoding serine/threonine protein kinase, which yields MSLGLHPHIVTCFYVRTLGGIPRLFTEFVEGGSLKDWIRTRRLYEGGPKEALRRILDLAIQFAWGLDYAHQKGVIHQDVKPSNALLTPDGLLKVTDLGLVKAKGFTPAYAAPEQVLGKPTGPLTDLRGWGLSVLEMFAGEVTWMEGTVAASVLEAYLREPPEGLPPMPQGVVEILRACFQEDPGARPQGMEEVAERLRAVYEAEMGEPYPRTKPEAPALQADSLNNRVVNYLDLGKEEEAVQCWQEALEADLAHLEANFNYGYYRWQRTELLGSELLRQIQHLESAHGGNAEYWRLVGWVYLEQGYVEEVLRKLEGLGVQEEPLEQAHRAPDWPVIREVRGMEGHTH from the coding sequence GTGAGCCTCGGCCTCCACCCCCACATCGTCACCTGCTTCTACGTCCGCACCCTCGGAGGCATCCCCCGCCTCTTCACCGAGTTCGTGGAAGGCGGAAGCCTCAAGGACTGGATCCGCACCCGCCGGCTCTACGAAGGCGGCCCCAAAGAGGCCCTCCGGCGCATCCTGGACTTGGCCATCCAGTTCGCCTGGGGCCTGGACTACGCCCACCAGAAAGGCGTCATCCACCAGGACGTCAAGCCCTCCAACGCCCTCCTCACCCCTGACGGCTTGCTCAAAGTGACCGACTTAGGCCTGGTGAAGGCCAAAGGCTTCACCCCCGCCTATGCCGCCCCAGAACAGGTGCTGGGAAAGCCCACCGGCCCCCTCACCGACCTCCGGGGCTGGGGGCTGAGTGTCCTGGAGATGTTCGCCGGGGAGGTGACCTGGATGGAGGGCACGGTGGCAGCAAGCGTGCTGGAGGCATATCTTCGGGAGCCCCCGGAAGGACTGCCGCCGATGCCCCAGGGGGTAGTAGAAATTTTGCGGGCCTGTTTTCAGGAGGACCCTGGGGCGCGGCCTCAGGGAATGGAGGAGGTGGCCGAGCGGCTGCGGGCGGTGTATGAGGCGGAGATGGGAGAGCCCTACCCCCGGACGAAGCCCGAGGCGCCGGCGCTGCAAGCGGACAGCTTGAACAACCGGGTAGTCAATTACCTGGACCTGGGGAAGGAGGAAGAGGCGGTGCAGTGCTGGCAGGAGGCGCTGGAGGCGGACCTGGCGCACCTGGAGGCGAACTTCAACTATGGGTATTACCGGTGGCAGAGGACGGAACTGCTGGGAAGCGAGCTCCTGAGGCAGATACAGCACCTGGAGAGCGCACACGGAGGAAACGCGGAGTACTGGCGGTTGGTGGGGTGGGTGTATCTGGAACAAGGGTATGTGGAAGAGGTTTTGCGGAAACTGGAGGGGCTGGGGGTGCAGGAGGAGCCGCTGGAACAGGCGCACCGGGCACCCGACTGGCCGGTGATCCGAGAAGTGCGAGGAATGGAAGGGCATACACACTGA
- a CDS encoding N-acetylornithine carbamoyltransferase: MKTDTFRGRDFITLLDWTREEIETILDVALDLKRRFVLGDPHDHLLRGKTLFMIFYNRSLRTRNSFEAGMTQLGGHAHYLEPDQIYTPALPGKEVAYTTERVSDVARVLSRMGHGIAIRCYGEPVDWVYGAAHELIRNFAYWADIPVLNMECDKCHPFQALADILTVKEKFGGFSGVKFVMSWAYSPSIHKPRAVPQSAIIAATMMGMDVVLAHPEGFELDPEILKACEENVKRYGGSFQIVHDMKEAFRGAHVVYPKSWAAVPIFKPPVGEGSPEKAKELFEANKHWICDAEKMKLAHPEAIYMHCLPCDRGFEVTDEVIDKTEGPGWRSVVFDQAENRLHVQKAVMAMVMR; encoded by the coding sequence ATGAAGACCGATACCTTCCGGGGACGTGACTTTATAACCCTGCTGGACTGGACAAGAGAAGAGATTGAAACCATACTGGACGTAGCCCTTGACCTTAAAAGAAGGTTCGTCCTGGGCGACCCCCATGACCATCTCCTCAGAGGCAAAACTCTCTTCATGATTTTCTACAACCGCTCCCTGCGAACCCGCAACTCCTTTGAGGCAGGCATGACCCAGCTGGGAGGCCACGCCCATTACCTGGAACCTGACCAGATTTACACCCCAGCCCTCCCCGGCAAAGAAGTAGCCTACACCACCGAAAGGGTCTCCGACGTGGCCAGAGTCCTATCCCGTATGGGCCACGGAATCGCCATCCGCTGCTACGGAGAACCTGTGGACTGGGTCTACGGCGCTGCCCACGAACTCATCCGCAACTTCGCCTACTGGGCTGATATCCCTGTTCTGAACATGGAATGCGATAAGTGCCATCCCTTCCAGGCCCTGGCCGATATCCTCACCGTTAAGGAAAAATTCGGAGGATTCTCAGGCGTCAAATTCGTAATGAGCTGGGCCTACTCCCCCAGCATCCATAAGCCCAGGGCCGTGCCTCAGTCGGCCATAATCGCCGCCACCATGATGGGTATGGACGTGGTCCTCGCTCACCCTGAAGGCTTTGAGCTGGACCCCGAAATCCTCAAAGCCTGCGAGGAAAACGTCAAACGCTATGGCGGCTCCTTCCAGATTGTCCACGATATGAAGGAAGCCTTCCGCGGAGCTCACGTCGTCTACCCCAAATCCTGGGCCGCTGTCCCCATCTTTAAACCCCCTGTCGGAGAGGGAAGCCCCGAAAAAGCCAAAGAGCTCTTTGAAGCCAACAAACACTGGATCTGCGATGCCGAAAAGATGAAGCTGGCCCATCCGGAAGCCATATACATGCACTGCCTTCCCTGCGACCGAGGATTTGAGGTGACCGATGAAGTAATTGACAAGACCGAAGGGCCCGGATGGCGCTCTGTAGTGTTTGACCAGGCCGAAAACAGGCTCCACGTTCAGAAAGCCGTCATGGCAATGGTGATGCGGTAA
- the hutI gene encoding imidazolonepropionase: MPKVDLIIFASQIATPSCPGPARRENLGKILVVQDGAIAIDDGLIADLGPRSEITGKYSARETLDFHGCTATPGMVDPHTHLVFAGDRVEEFELRLKGATYLEIMAAGGGIMSTVRKTREAPFETLLEEAHRRTLAFLSSGTTTVEIKTGYGLETRTELKMMEVIMALKEQSPLDIIPTFLGAHAVPAEFWGRAEEYVTLVTEEMLPALARWADDREIEREKIFCDVFCDEGAFTLEQSARVLRKARELGFSLKIHSDEFKSLGATGLAVELEATSADHLAVTPEEEALRLASSSTIGVILPGTSFGLGHTHFADGKGLIEKGVALALGTDFNPGTCWCESMPFMMALACRYCGLSPSQALTASTLNAAWALKMGEKIGSLEKGKQADIALWEVPDYRHLAYRFGNLRAKAVIKRGKMVYPDYPGNIRGPAHT, encoded by the coding sequence TTGCCCAAGGTTGACCTCATTATCTTCGCCTCGCAAATAGCGACCCCTTCCTGCCCAGGCCCGGCCAGAAGGGAAAATCTGGGCAAAATCCTCGTAGTTCAGGATGGGGCCATAGCCATTGACGACGGCCTGATTGCAGACCTGGGGCCTCGGAGCGAAATTACCGGAAAATATTCCGCCCGCGAAACCTTGGATTTCCACGGGTGCACCGCTACCCCGGGAATGGTTGACCCTCACACCCATCTGGTTTTCGCCGGGGACAGGGTTGAAGAATTTGAGCTCAGACTGAAGGGAGCCACATACCTTGAAATCATGGCCGCCGGGGGAGGAATAATGTCCACCGTCCGGAAGACCAGAGAAGCTCCCTTTGAAACCCTGCTGGAAGAAGCCCATAGAAGAACCCTGGCCTTCCTTTCCTCCGGCACCACCACCGTTGAGATCAAAACCGGCTACGGTCTGGAGACCAGAACCGAACTCAAAATGATGGAAGTCATCATGGCCCTGAAAGAACAGAGCCCCTTGGACATTATCCCCACTTTCCTGGGAGCCCACGCTGTGCCCGCTGAGTTCTGGGGAAGAGCTGAAGAATATGTAACCCTCGTCACCGAAGAGATGCTTCCCGCCCTTGCTCGCTGGGCCGACGATAGGGAAATTGAGCGGGAAAAAATCTTCTGCGATGTCTTCTGCGACGAAGGCGCCTTCACCCTGGAACAGTCAGCCAGAGTGCTGAGGAAGGCCAGAGAGCTGGGCTTCAGCCTCAAGATCCACAGCGACGAATTCAAGTCCCTCGGAGCCACGGGCCTGGCTGTGGAACTGGAGGCCACTTCCGCCGACCACCTGGCTGTTACTCCCGAGGAGGAAGCCCTTAGGCTTGCCTCTTCCTCAACGATAGGGGTTATCCTGCCTGGCACTTCCTTCGGGCTTGGCCACACTCATTTTGCCGACGGAAAAGGGCTTATAGAAAAGGGGGTCGCACTGGCGCTGGGAACCGACTTTAACCCTGGGACCTGCTGGTGTGAATCCATGCCCTTCATGATGGCTCTGGCCTGCCGATACTGTGGCCTATCCCCCTCTCAGGCCCTGACCGCCTCCACTCTCAACGCCGCCTGGGCTCTGAAAATGGGGGAGAAAATCGGCTCCCTGGAAAAAGGCAAACAGGCCGACATCGCCCTGTGGGAAGTGCCGGACTACCGGCACCTCGCCTATCGGTTCGGGAACTTGCGGGCTAAAGCCGTCATCAAAAGGGGGAAAATGGTTTATCCGGATTATCCAGGTAATATCCGAGGCCCCGCACACACTTGA
- a CDS encoding response regulator transcription factor produces the protein MKVLLVGDNEHLLNTIGELLASSHISVKVGKTFAQAATLFWSWKPQVVVAELPFWGEGAEKWELIRKLKEIAPVRIIALVESGKIEERIRALEWGADDAVFKSSSPREVVVRVKALLRRMGTGAPMPRAEIYTDGFLLVNFSTQELFLGGHLIKLSRKEFAVLECLARHPRQILSPRKIADLLSPDYTPELVRHYIFKLRRKLEPDPSNPIRIKCVRGLGYYLDNPDKPFSPF, from the coding sequence ATGAAAGTCTTACTGGTAGGAGACAATGAGCATCTTCTCAATACCATAGGTGAGCTCCTGGCCTCCAGTCATATTTCCGTTAAAGTGGGGAAAACTTTCGCTCAGGCGGCCACCCTTTTCTGGAGCTGGAAGCCTCAAGTGGTAGTGGCGGAGTTGCCTTTCTGGGGGGAGGGGGCGGAGAAGTGGGAACTGATCCGGAAACTGAAGGAGATTGCCCCTGTCCGCATTATAGCCCTGGTGGAGTCCGGGAAAATTGAGGAAAGGATCAGAGCTCTGGAATGGGGAGCCGACGATGCTGTGTTCAAATCCTCCTCCCCCAGGGAAGTGGTGGTGAGGGTTAAAGCCCTCTTGAGGCGAATGGGAACTGGAGCTCCTATGCCCAGGGCTGAAATCTACACTGACGGTTTTCTTCTGGTGAATTTTTCCACCCAAGAGCTTTTCCTGGGCGGTCATTTGATAAAGCTCAGCCGGAAAGAATTTGCTGTTCTGGAGTGTCTCGCTCGCCATCCTCGACAGATTCTAAGCCCCCGCAAAATAGCTGACTTGCTTTCTCCGGATTATACTCCTGAACTTGTGCGCCATTACATTTTCAAATTGCGCAGGAAACTGGAGCCTGACCCATCAAATCCAATCCGTATCAAGTGTGTGCGGGGCCTCGGATATTACCTGGATAATCCGGATAAACCATTTTCCCCCTTTTGA
- a CDS encoding polysaccharide deacetylase family protein, translated as MKKLASTLLFPLLITAWIATLLPSERGEKGISILQPTPTFTATPSPTPTLTPTPTPTPTPTSTPTPTPTPTPAPTPDGIRREAAVPILLYHYVSSPPPEANVIRREISVSPQQFEEHLQYFKSQNYTTITLRDLVYHLTIGKPLPPKPLIITFDDGYEDHYRNAFPLLQKYGFVATFFVITDFIDENRPGYLTWKQVEEMARAGMEFGAHGRDHSSLKGRSLDYLIWQILGSRQTLEAHGIEPRFFSYPFGFYDDEVIKVLKSAHFWGAVTTDPGIVHSSDGLFTLKRIRVNGQESLEKLISKIRFYEPER; from the coding sequence TTGAAAAAACTCGCCTCCACCCTGCTTTTCCCCCTTTTAATAACCGCATGGATTGCAACCCTTCTCCCTTCAGAGAGGGGAGAAAAGGGAATTTCCATCCTGCAGCCCACTCCAACCTTCACCGCTACTCCATCGCCCACCCCAACCTTAACTCCCACACCCACTCCCACTCCAACCCCCACCTCCACACCCACTCCAACCCCCACGCCTACTCCTGCTCCAACCCCCGATGGCATAAGGAGAGAAGCTGCAGTGCCCATCTTACTCTACCATTACGTATCCTCACCCCCTCCTGAAGCCAACGTGATCCGGCGGGAGATAAGCGTTTCCCCCCAGCAGTTTGAAGAGCACCTACAATATTTCAAAAGCCAGAACTACACCACCATTACCCTTAGGGACCTGGTCTATCACCTGACCATAGGCAAGCCGCTCCCTCCGAAACCTCTGATCATAACCTTTGATGACGGATACGAGGACCATTACCGGAACGCTTTCCCCCTGCTCCAGAAATACGGTTTTGTGGCCACTTTCTTCGTGATCACCGATTTCATAGATGAAAATAGGCCGGGCTACCTTACCTGGAAACAGGTGGAAGAGATGGCCAGGGCCGGGATGGAGTTCGGAGCCCATGGCCGTGACCACTCAAGCCTGAAAGGCAGGTCCCTGGACTACCTCATCTGGCAGATCCTGGGCTCGAGGCAGACCCTGGAAGCCCACGGGATTGAGCCCAGATTCTTTTCCTACCCCTTCGGTTTCTACGATGATGAAGTTATAAAGGTGCTTAAATCTGCCCACTTCTGGGGAGCCGTCACCACTGACCCAGGCATAGTTCATTCATCCGATGGCCTCTTCACCCTCAAACGGATCCGGGTAAACGGCCAGGAAAGCCTGGAGAAATTGATCAGCAAAATCAGATTTTACGAGCCAGAGCGATAA
- a CDS encoding methyltransferase domain-containing protein, with product MEVLLEEDKHWWFASRTKAIFAVLDPVVKKGEGMVLDVGSGAGNMFHHLSRYGPVVGVDNNIKPLLVARERGYIVPLGRAEALPFPSEAFRLVALLDVLEHCDDDRLVLEECYRVCVPGGFLIITAPAYQWLWSYNDELNRHRRRYSGATLKGLLERTGFRLLRITYNNFFIFPLAAPLILIREKLGLRPDLASPHFDEEAYQVEMEPAPPLVNGILTCIGEMEAWLIRRLNLPFGTSLIALARKI from the coding sequence ATGGAAGTCCTTCTGGAAGAGGATAAGCACTGGTGGTTCGCCAGCCGAACGAAAGCTATATTTGCCGTCCTTGACCCGGTAGTTAAAAAGGGGGAGGGGATGGTGCTGGATGTGGGAAGTGGGGCTGGCAATATGTTCCACCATTTATCCCGTTACGGCCCGGTGGTGGGGGTTGACAACAATATTAAGCCCCTCCTGGTGGCCAGAGAGAGGGGTTATATCGTTCCGCTGGGAAGAGCTGAAGCGCTCCCATTCCCTTCCGAAGCTTTCAGGCTTGTTGCCCTGCTAGATGTCCTTGAGCACTGCGATGATGACCGGCTGGTCCTTGAAGAGTGCTACCGGGTCTGTGTTCCCGGCGGTTTTCTTATCATAACGGCTCCAGCCTATCAGTGGCTCTGGAGCTACAACGATGAATTGAACCGCCACCGCCGTCGCTACAGCGGTGCAACCTTAAAGGGTTTGCTGGAAAGGACGGGCTTTCGCCTCCTGAGGATAACTTACAACAATTTTTTTATCTTCCCTCTGGCGGCGCCTCTGATCCTGATCCGGGAGAAACTGGGCCTGCGTCCGGATCTGGCGTCGCCCCACTTTGATGAGGAAGCCTATCAGGTGGAGATGGAGCCGGCTCCCCCTCTGGTGAATGGCATCCTGACCTGCATTGGGGAAATGGAGGCGTGGCTTATAAGGCGCCTGAACCTGCCCTTTGGCACATCCCTTATCGCTCTGGCTCGTAAAATCTGA
- a CDS encoding DUF362 domain-containing protein, translating to MSTVSIYEADAQDVGRVIARVFDAFEVDVKDKRVLIKPNIVAGLPPEHGATTHPAVVSALVKECLRRGASRVTVGDNPGGVEKDSRATAQKAGLVEASHGCFVRLSEKVTEVLLPSAGVKAPISSAVLEADFLINVPVMKTHVFTTITGAVKNLYGYVAGTAKARLHLAAPTRRQFSALLADIYALRPPDLVIMDALRVMEGNGPTHGQARPLGKILAGKDGVAVDAVACRMMGVDPAKVYHLVEASGRGLGRIDGVEVEGAFSVIPDFKLPTTFAASPQEQAMLLWAIGQVYPVLREDLCLQCGDCAVNCPAQAISLNPYPVVDENRCITCYCCVELCPEGAWEIPSGIQEKFDRIFR from the coding sequence TTGAGCACAGTAAGCATCTACGAAGCCGACGCTCAGGATGTGGGAAGGGTTATCGCCAGGGTTTTTGACGCCTTTGAGGTGGATGTAAAAGACAAGAGAGTGCTCATAAAGCCCAATATTGTAGCGGGCCTGCCTCCGGAACATGGGGCGACAACACATCCGGCAGTGGTTTCTGCTTTAGTAAAGGAGTGTTTGAGGAGGGGTGCTTCCAGGGTTACGGTAGGCGATAATCCTGGAGGTGTGGAGAAGGATTCCAGGGCTACAGCCCAAAAAGCGGGGTTGGTGGAGGCAAGCCACGGCTGCTTTGTAAGGCTATCGGAAAAAGTAACCGAAGTGCTCTTGCCTTCAGCTGGGGTTAAAGCCCCGATTTCCAGCGCTGTTCTGGAAGCTGATTTCCTCATCAATGTCCCGGTCATGAAGACCCATGTCTTTACTACCATAACGGGGGCGGTCAAAAACCTGTATGGCTATGTGGCGGGGACGGCGAAAGCTCGTCTTCATCTGGCTGCTCCCACCCGCCGGCAGTTTTCTGCCCTTCTAGCTGATATCTATGCCCTTCGTCCGCCGGATCTTGTAATCATGGATGCTTTGAGGGTGATGGAGGGTAATGGCCCTACCCATGGTCAGGCGAGGCCTCTGGGGAAGATTTTAGCTGGTAAAGATGGCGTTGCGGTGGATGCAGTAGCCTGCAGGATGATGGGCGTTGACCCGGCTAAAGTCTATCACCTGGTGGAGGCTTCTGGAAGAGGCCTTGGCCGCATTGATGGGGTGGAAGTGGAAGGGGCTTTTTCGGTGATTCCCGACTTTAAGCTTCCTACCACCTTCGCCGCATCCCCTCAGGAACAGGCAATGCTCCTCTGGGCTATCGGCCAGGTTTATCCTGTGCTCAGGGAGGATTTGTGCCTTCAGTGCGGGGATTGCGCTGTAAACTGTCCGGCTCAGGCCATTTCCCTGAACCCTTATCCTGTGGTGGATGAAAACCGCTGCATAACCTGCTATTGCTGCGTAGAGCTTTGCCCTGAAGGAGCGTGGGAGATTCCTTCAGGCATACAGGAAAAATTTGACCGAATCTTCCGTTAA
- a CDS encoding FIST C-terminal domain-containing protein, with amino-acid sequence MAKAVVAWSTAATAEEAVAQAFDKALSELATKPSLAILFATVDYDPLQVLSLARKRIGRTPLWGGTTFTGLLTPDGFISGPNGALGVMLLSDIEAGTGFAPGGKNPRKNTLKALKKATATVPSPKAFLMMASPGIEERVIEALAEAYPTVPIVGGSAADNTIEGKWKVFGYRKTFPKGINIAALSSAGKIGVAFGGGYAPTDKSARVTRAKGRTIFKLDRRPALEVYKEWTGKSQEEVAGMNLLGASLLAPLGIEEAGFFRIVHLASGNPDGSIGAFAEVARGTEVRLMETSVDKLIQDAGDIVREARKDMTRVDALILSHCAGRKVAIGDRIGEVVPKIKEVVGDAPFIGFFSFGEQGCLPNQVNRHCNLMLSALVIGE; translated from the coding sequence ATGGCCAAAGCTGTAGTGGCGTGGAGCACCGCTGCTACCGCCGAAGAAGCCGTAGCTCAGGCCTTTGACAAAGCCCTGAGCGAGCTGGCAACGAAGCCCTCCCTTGCAATCCTTTTTGCCACCGTGGATTATGACCCCCTGCAGGTTTTAAGCCTTGCCCGCAAGAGGATTGGGAGAACCCCGCTTTGGGGGGGCACTACTTTTACAGGCCTTTTAACCCCGGATGGGTTTATCTCGGGTCCGAATGGTGCTCTGGGAGTTATGCTCCTTTCCGACATAGAGGCTGGCACAGGATTTGCTCCTGGAGGCAAAAACCCCCGCAAGAACACCCTTAAGGCCCTGAAGAAAGCAACCGCTACGGTTCCATCGCCCAAAGCCTTCCTCATGATGGCTTCCCCCGGGATTGAGGAAAGGGTAATAGAGGCCCTGGCCGAGGCTTACCCGACCGTTCCCATCGTTGGAGGAAGTGCAGCCGATAACACCATAGAAGGAAAGTGGAAGGTCTTCGGTTACAGGAAAACTTTTCCCAAGGGGATAAACATAGCTGCTCTATCTTCGGCGGGGAAAATAGGAGTGGCCTTCGGCGGGGGCTACGCTCCTACCGATAAGTCAGCCAGGGTGACCAGAGCCAAAGGCCGGACCATCTTTAAGCTGGACCGCCGCCCCGCCCTGGAAGTATACAAGGAGTGGACCGGTAAGAGCCAGGAAGAGGTAGCGGGGATGAACCTCTTGGGAGCAAGCCTTCTGGCACCTTTGGGCATTGAGGAAGCTGGCTTCTTCAGGATTGTCCACCTGGCTTCCGGCAACCCCGATGGCTCCATAGGAGCCTTCGCCGAAGTGGCCCGAGGCACTGAGGTGCGCCTCATGGAAACAAGCGTGGATAAGCTCATCCAGGACGCAGGCGATATAGTCAGAGAGGCCCGGAAGGACATGACCAGGGTTGATGCCCTAATCCTCAGCCACTGCGCTGGGAGAAAAGTGGCCATAGGTGACCGCATAGGGGAGGTGGTCCCCAAGATTAAAGAGGTAGTAGGAGATGCTCCTTTCATTGGCTTCTTCTCCTTCGGCGAGCAAGGTTGTCTTCCCAACCAGGTCAATCGCCACTGCAACCTCATGCTCTCAGCTCTGGTCATAGGGGAGTAA